A window from Culex pipiens pallens isolate TS chromosome 3, TS_CPP_V2, whole genome shotgun sequence encodes these proteins:
- the LOC120412408 gene encoding uncharacterized protein LOC120412408 yields the protein MVARFGAALPSGKTYGDVTLGDDVPDNGQNYPTWTDRRYIKPFSEGPFPPKVQLLLTMLCCVNREQQQQLLPTPRFLSDEAEIPRVTVITTLSPIRIHLQSSEVMYTRLPGIMLLKPELWYM from the exons ATGGTTGCAAGGTTCGGAGCTGCTTTGCCTTCGGGCAAGACGTACGGGGATGTCACTTTGGGGGATGATGTTCCGGACAATGGGCAGAATTATCCGACATGGAC TGACAGGCGTTACATCAAACCATTCTCGGAAGGGCCTTTTCCACCAAAAGTCCAACTTTTGCTCACAATGCTGTGTTGTGTCAAtagagagcagcagcagcagctgctgccGACCCCCAGATTCCTGTCTGACGAAGCAGAGATACCCCGTGTCACGGTCATCACCACCTTGTCCCCCATCCGCATACATTTGCAAAGCTCCGAGGTTATGTACACCCGTCTTCCTGGAATCATGCTGCTGAAACCAGAGCTCTGGTACATGTAG